The Staphylococcus sp. 17KM0847 DNA segment CTGCTCGCTCAACCTCTGCATCATGAACTTGTAATGCTGCTAGTTTTTCAATAGCATCACTTGCATGACCTTTTGCACGCTTTTCAAAATACTTACCTAACAAAATTAACGTAATCAATACTGCACTCGTTTCAAAATAAAGTGGCACATGTCCTACTGTATGTGTATGTGAAAACATCAAATAAATGCTATAAAAATATGCAGCAGATGTGCCCATCGCTACAAGCACATCCATATTAGCACTTTTATTGCTTAAAGACTGATATGCCCCCCTATAAAATTGCCATCCTAATAAAAATTGAATAGGTGTTGCTAAAATAAATTGGAACCATGGATTCAATAAAAGATCAGGGACTGATATAAAACTTAAAAACGAAAAATGAGCAAACATCGTATACAACAATGGTAATGATAAAATCAACGAAACGATAAACTTATACTTTTGATGTTTTAACTCATTTTTTTTACGTGCTTGTGTTTCTTTTTTTGTTTCAATTGGCAATGCTTCAAAGCCAATTTTAGCAATGCGCTCAAAAATAGTATCTAAGCTAATTTGACTTTTGTCATATATGACTGTTCCCTTTTCCATAACGAGATTAACATGAATAGACGCTACACCTGCTTCTCTCTTCAAAGTACGCTCAATACGTGCAGCACATGCAGCACATGTCATCCCCGAGATTTTAAATGTTTCTTTACGCATCATCAACACTCCAATACCTACATAGGGTATATTAAATTTGCAATAAAAGGAGTGAAATACAATCTAAGTCTCACAGAGATTATTGTCATTCCACTCCCACATCATTCATTACTTCACATCATAACCTGCGTCATATATACGCTGCTTAACATCTGTTAAAGCGACATCATTTGCTACTTCAACCTCTACTTTATCTTCAGATGGAAATGCTTCAACAGTGATCACATCTTCATTTTCTTTTACTGCTGTTTCAACTGCTGCTTTACAATGATTACAGCTCATCCCTTCTACTGCAATAACATGTTTAGTCATACTATTCCTCTCCTTTATAGGCATTTAACACAGGAAAACCTGCATCATAAATTTCTTTTTCAAGTGTATTCAAATTAGCTGGTGTATCATACTGAAGCGTCACAGTTTGCTTTGGCAGATCAATAGAAACTGCTTCTACACCAATCATCGACGTTAATCGTGACACAAGCTCTGACTCTTGTACATCACTTTTTAATCGGTCTATAACTACTACGGCTTTCATTGTATATCGTTCTCCTAATCTTTCATGAGTTTTTGAAAAGTAACCAGTAGCTCGTCCATTGCTTCTTGCTCATTTCCAGACTCTACTTTATGCATAATACAACCCTTCATATGATGTTCTAACAACTTAGTAGCTACACCATTTAATGCTGAACGTGTTGCACGTATTTGCGTCAAAACATCATCGCAATAAACATCTTCATCAATCATTCGGTTAATCGCCCTGACTTGACCTTCAATACGATTCAAACGTGATTGCAAGTTGCGTTTTATAACTTGTGAATGGTTTGCGTGTTCTATCATCGTACATCCCTCATATCTTTAATCAACATCTCTTCACCGACTATAATATACCCTATATAGGTATGTGTCAAATATAAAAATTTTTCATCTCATTGATAAAAAAGTGTTACAATATCACAAAGATAACGAACAGGAGGACATGAAGTGAGCGAAATACTTTATTCATTTTTTATTGAAGGCAATGCTATTGCCAATTATATTTTTATCAGCTTATTTCTTTTAAACCTAACTTTTGTATTTACCATTATTTTTATGGAGCGACGGAGTGCTAGCTCGATTTGGGCATGGATTCTCGTCTTAGGGCTTTTACCGATTTTAGGGTTTATACTTTACTTATTATTTGGTCGTCAAATTCAACGAAAATCTTTATTTCAGCTAGATGAGAAAGACCGTATCGGCTTAGAACTACTCGTGAACGAACAGCTAGAAGCACTTAAAAGCGGTACATTTGCACCTCAAAACCCGCATATGCAATATTATAAACATATGATTCAAATGTTACTTTATAACAATGCCGCATTCTACACTAATCATAATGAAATAGAGTTATTAACGGATGGTTACGCTAAATTCAAACAATTAAAAGCTGATATTCGACAAGCACAACACTACATACATATTCAGTATTATATTTTTCGCAATGACATGCTCGGTAAAGAAATACTCGAACTTTTAGAACAAAAGTTAGATGAAGGACTAGAAGTCAAAATGCTTTATGATGATATGGGGTCTCGTACATTAACTTTAAAAGACTTTAAGTTATTTAAAGAAAAAGGCGGACAAGTAGAAGCTTTTTTTCCATCTAAGCTTCCACTCATTAATCTCCGTATGAATAACCGTAATCATCGTAAAATCGTAGTTATTGATGGTAAAATTGGTTATGTTGGTGGTTTCAATGTTGGTAAAGAATATCTCGGTTTATCTAAAAAGTTTGGCTATTGGCGTGATACGCATCTACGTATTCGAGGAGAAGCGGTGAGTGCCTTACAATTACGCTTTATCCTAGATTGGAATTCCCATGCACACCGTAATAATATCCACTATGATGACAAATATTTTCCAAATAACCAAATCGAAACACCGCATAATATCGGTGTTCAAATTGCTTCAAGTGGCCCCGATGAATCGTGGGAACAGATTAAATATGGTTATCTTAAAATGATTTCAATGGCACAAAAAACAATTTATATCCAAACGCCTTACTTTATCCCTGACGAAGCCTTTATGGATGCCTTAAAAATTGCAGCACTCGGTGGTGTGGAAGTCAATATTATGATTCCAAATAAACCCGATCATCCTTTCGTTTACTGGGCAACTTATAAAAATGTTGCAAGTCTTATCGAAGCAGGTGCACGTGTTTATCTTTATGATAATGGCTTCTTACACGCTAAAACGTTGACCATAGATGATGAAATCACAAGTGTTGGTACAACAAATATGGATAATCGTAGCTTCACACTCAACTTTGAAGTCAACGCTTTTGTATATAATGAAACATTGGCACAGCAAGTTAAAGATAGCTTTGAGCAAGACTTAAAAGTATGCTCTGAATTAACACAAGAACGCTATGACCAACGTGGCTTATGGATTAAATTTAAAGAATCAATAAGCCAGCTACTCACCCCAATATTATAAATACATTAAGGAGTGTTAAAATGCACCCACATATTAAAGCAGCTTATGATTATATGAAATTATCACATGCTGAAGATACTACTGGACATGATATCGCTCATGTTAAGCGCGTGCATCACCTCGCCAAAAATCTTGCGCAATCTTATCCTGATGCTAATGCATATGTTATTGAAATGGCTGCCCTTTTGCATGATACTGTAGATGATAAGCTCGTTGATTCTAAAACAGCTTATACGTCACTTCAATCTTTTATGGACGCATGCCCTGTCTCAAATAAAGAGCAACACGCCATTCTTTATATTATTGACAACATAAGCTTTCGAAAATCAAAACAAGTTGGAAAACTACAAACACTCGAAGCGCAAATCGTCCAAGACGCAGACCGTTTAGATGCAATCGGTGCAATCGGCATCGCACGTACATTTCAATATTCAGGTCATTTTAACGAACCTATGTGGACAGATGATGTGGCACCTGATGAGCTCCAAAAAGAAGTTACGCATTTATCTCCTTCTGCAATTAAACACTTTTATGAAAAATTATTGACTTTAAAAAACTTGATGAATACACCAGAGGCTCAACGTATTGCAACACAGCGCCATCAATTTATGAAGACATTTCTCCAGCAATTTTTTGATGAGTGGAATAGTACTGATATATAAGATTCTAAATTATCTCTCATATACTTTCATAAAAAAGACGCCGATTAAACGGCGTCTTTTTATGAACTTACTATTTCTTTTTCTTCTTTTTAGAAACAACTTGTGTGTTTTTACCTGATTTGCTATTTTGTTTCTTTTTTTCTTCAATTTTTTTTATAAGTGGTCCTACCTCTTCTTGTGCTTTCTTACTGTACACAACATTTGCAATGTACGTTTGAACAACAAGGAAAGCTGCTGATACGGACCAATATAAACCTAATGCCGCAGCAGATGTAAATGAGATCCAAATAATCATGATTGGTGAGATGATCATCATCATATATCCCATTTGACGCTGTTCTTGTGGCATATTTGTTAATGACACATATGCTTGGAAGAAATAAAGCACACCGGCAATAATAGTAATCCAAATATCTGGCTTATCTAATTGGAACCATAAGAAGTCAGAATACTTTGTAATACCACCACCTGATGGATATCTCAAGACAAAGTATAGTCCCATAATAATTGGCATTTGAAGAATTAATGGTAAACATCCCATCATACTTGCCATTGGGTTCATACCATACTTTTTATAAACTTGCATCATTTCTTGGTTGGCAGCCATTTTATCTTCTTGTGTACGTGCTCTCTTCACTTTTTCTTGAACTGCCGTAATATCTGGTTTTGCAATTTTCATCTTTTCACGCATCATATGCATGTTTTTATAGTTAGATAACATAAAAGGTAACAATACGATACGCACAACTAATACGATAATAATAATAGCTAGACCATAGTTATTATCTAGTTGATGACCCAACCAATGAATTAACTTATCCATTGGTGCAACAAACGTATTGAAAAAGAAACCGTCTCTGTTTTCAGGTTTGCTATAATCACACCCAGCTAATAACACAGTGATACCTAAAAGCATCGTTAATAGCGCTTTGTTCTTCATTTTTCCACCTCAATAGTATTATTCACATAAGTGTCATTTTATCATATAACATAGTAAGGTGGAAACATTTCCTAATAAAAAGTATATTTATTTAAAAGACTGTAAATATCGTGACACAGAGTTTTCAATATTTTCACTTTGTGTAATTGAAGAAATCGTAGCAATACCATCTGCTCCATTATTGATAAGTGAAGCTACATTTTCTTCAGTAATACCACCAATCGCTACTATTGGAATCACTTCATCATAGCGTCGCATTCGACGTATCATTTCAATACCTCCTGCTTGTTTGGCATCACTTTTCGATTGTGTTTTATATACTGGACCTACACCAATATAATCAACATGTGTTAAATCAGATTGATCATATTCTTTAAAATCACTTACACTCAGTCCAATAATTTTGTCTTTTGCACGTTCATAAAATTGGGATATTGCTTTATCATCTTGTCCAACGTGAATACCGTCTGCATTAATATCTAACGCTAAGTCAACATCATCATTTACAATAAACGGCACGTTGTATTTTTGACATAACTTCTGCAATGTAATCGCCTTTTCCTTCTTAGCTGCACCTGTTAATGCTGAAGTTCCCTTTTCACGGAATTGAAACATTGT contains these protein-coding regions:
- the thiE gene encoding thiamine phosphate synthase, whose protein sequence is MGFDRKQLRVYFIAGTQDVKKGTLDEILEEALKAGITMFQFREKGTSALTGAAKKEKAITLQKLCQKYNVPFIVNDDVDLALDINADGIHVGQDDKAISQFYERAKDKIIGLSVSDFKEYDQSDLTHVDYIGVGPVYKTQSKSDAKQAGGIEMIRRMRRYDEVIPIVAIGGITEENVASLINNGADGIATISSITQSENIENSVSRYLQSFK
- the yidC gene encoding membrane protein insertase YidC, whose translation is MKNKALLTMLLGITVLLAGCDYSKPENRDGFFFNTFVAPMDKLIHWLGHQLDNNYGLAIIIIVLVVRIVLLPFMLSNYKNMHMMREKMKIAKPDITAVQEKVKRARTQEDKMAANQEMMQVYKKYGMNPMASMMGCLPLILQMPIIMGLYFVLRYPSGGGITKYSDFLWFQLDKPDIWITIIAGVLYFFQAYVSLTNMPQEQRQMGYMMMIISPIMIIWISFTSAAALGLYWSVSAAFLVVQTYIANVVYSKKAQEEVGPLIKKIEEKKKQNSKSGKNTQVVSKKKKKK
- a CDS encoding heavy metal-associated domain-containing protein; amino-acid sequence: MKAVVVIDRLKSDVQESELVSRLTSMIGVEAVSIDLPKQTVTLQYDTPANLNTLEKEIYDAGFPVLNAYKGEE
- a CDS encoding HD domain-containing protein is translated as MHPHIKAAYDYMKLSHAEDTTGHDIAHVKRVHHLAKNLAQSYPDANAYVIEMAALLHDTVDDKLVDSKTAYTSLQSFMDACPVSNKEQHAILYIIDNISFRKSKQVGKLQTLEAQIVQDADRLDAIGAIGIARTFQYSGHFNEPMWTDDVAPDELQKEVTHLSPSAIKHFYEKLLTLKNLMNTPEAQRIATQRHQFMKTFLQQFFDEWNSTDI
- the cls gene encoding cardiolipin synthase, whose amino-acid sequence is MSEILYSFFIEGNAIANYIFISLFLLNLTFVFTIIFMERRSASSIWAWILVLGLLPILGFILYLLFGRQIQRKSLFQLDEKDRIGLELLVNEQLEALKSGTFAPQNPHMQYYKHMIQMLLYNNAAFYTNHNEIELLTDGYAKFKQLKADIRQAQHYIHIQYYIFRNDMLGKEILELLEQKLDEGLEVKMLYDDMGSRTLTLKDFKLFKEKGGQVEAFFPSKLPLINLRMNNRNHRKIVVIDGKIGYVGGFNVGKEYLGLSKKFGYWRDTHLRIRGEAVSALQLRFILDWNSHAHRNNIHYDDKYFPNNQIETPHNIGVQIASSGPDESWEQIKYGYLKMISMAQKTIYIQTPYFIPDEAFMDALKIAALGGVEVNIMIPNKPDHPFVYWATYKNVASLIEAGARVYLYDNGFLHAKTLTIDDEITSVGTTNMDNRSFTLNFEVNAFVYNETLAQQVKDSFEQDLKVCSELTQERYDQRGLWIKFKESISQLLTPIL
- a CDS encoding cation transporter, with the translated sequence MTKHVIAVEGMSCNHCKAAVETAVKENEDVITVEAFPSEDKVEVEVANDVALTDVKQRIYDAGYDVK
- the csoR gene encoding copper-sensing transcriptional repressor CsoR, coding for MIEHANHSQVIKRNLQSRLNRIEGQVRAINRMIDEDVYCDDVLTQIRATRSALNGVATKLLEHHMKGCIMHKVESGNEQEAMDELLVTFQKLMKD